One Saccharopolyspora erythraea NRRL 2338 genomic region harbors:
- the dhaL gene encoding dihydroxyacetone kinase subunit DhaL, with product MGCTAQDVVAALRAGAEIVAAHREELIRLDREIGDADHGENMDRGFRAVVSKVDTAAPETPGAVLKMVATVLISTVGGASGPLYGTAFLRAAAAVGDAAELDGPAVAAALKAGMEGVAARGKAVTGDKTMIDALSPAVDAAKAAADAGEGPVKVLSVAAEAAHVGAQATEPLVARKGRASYLGERSAGHIDPGARSTALLLSAFSEAARGGR from the coding sequence ATGGGTTGCACAGCACAGGACGTCGTCGCCGCGTTGCGCGCCGGCGCCGAGATCGTGGCGGCGCACCGGGAGGAGCTGATCCGGCTCGACCGGGAGATCGGCGACGCCGACCACGGCGAGAACATGGACCGCGGCTTCCGCGCCGTCGTGTCCAAGGTGGACACCGCCGCGCCCGAGACACCGGGTGCGGTGCTGAAGATGGTGGCCACGGTGCTGATCTCGACCGTCGGCGGGGCGTCCGGTCCGCTGTACGGCACGGCGTTCCTGCGGGCCGCGGCGGCGGTCGGCGACGCCGCGGAGCTCGACGGCCCGGCCGTCGCCGCCGCGCTCAAGGCGGGGATGGAGGGTGTCGCGGCGCGCGGCAAGGCCGTCACGGGCGACAAGACGATGATCGACGCGCTCTCGCCCGCGGTCGACGCCGCCAAGGCCGCGGCCGACGCGGGCGAGGGGCCGGTGAAGGTGCTGTCGGTGGCCGCAGAAGCCGCCCACGTCGGCGCGCAGGCGACCGAGCCGCTGGTCGCGCGCAAGGGCCGGGCCTCCTACCTCGGCGAGCGCAGTGCAGGCCACATCGATCCGGGGGCGCGGTCGACGGCGTTGCTGCTGTCGGCGTTCTCCGAGGCGGCGAGGGGCGGACGATGA
- a CDS encoding acetyl-CoA C-acetyltransferase: MGTSVIVAGARTPMGRLLGSLKDFSGAQLGGVAIKAALERAGVEPEQVQYTIMGQVLTAGAGQIPARQAAVAAGIPMDVPALTINKVCLSGLDAIALADQLIRAGEFEIVVAGGQESMTQAPHLLGKSREGFKYGDVQMLDHMAHDGLFCAFDQVAMGASTEKYNSRYGITREEQDAFAARSHQRAGAAANSGVFAEEIAPVTVPQRKGDPVVVDTDEGVRPDTTAEGLAKLRPAFAPDGTITAGSASQISDGAAAVVVMSKAKAEELGLTWLAEIGAHGVVSGPDASLHEQPSNAIRAACAKEGIEPGALDLVEINEAFAAVGVVSSKALGLGEDKVNVNGGAIALGHPIGMSGARLALHLALELKRRGGGTGAAALCGGGGQGDALVVRVPRS, translated from the coding sequence GTGGGAACTTCTGTGATCGTGGCCGGGGCGCGCACCCCGATGGGGCGGCTGCTCGGCTCGCTCAAGGACTTCTCCGGCGCCCAGCTCGGCGGGGTGGCGATCAAGGCCGCCCTGGAGCGCGCCGGGGTCGAGCCCGAGCAGGTGCAGTACACGATCATGGGCCAGGTGCTGACCGCGGGCGCCGGGCAGATCCCCGCCCGGCAGGCGGCGGTCGCGGCGGGCATCCCGATGGACGTCCCGGCCCTGACGATCAACAAGGTCTGCCTGTCCGGCCTCGACGCGATCGCGCTGGCCGACCAGCTCATCCGCGCGGGCGAGTTCGAGATCGTGGTCGCGGGCGGCCAGGAGTCGATGACCCAGGCGCCGCACCTGCTCGGCAAGTCGCGCGAGGGCTTCAAGTACGGCGACGTGCAGATGCTGGACCACATGGCCCACGACGGCCTGTTCTGCGCGTTCGACCAGGTCGCGATGGGCGCGTCGACCGAGAAGTACAACTCCCGCTACGGCATCACCCGCGAGGAGCAGGACGCCTTCGCCGCCCGCTCGCACCAGCGGGCGGGCGCGGCGGCGAACTCGGGCGTGTTCGCCGAGGAGATCGCGCCGGTCACCGTGCCGCAGCGCAAGGGCGACCCGGTCGTGGTCGACACCGACGAGGGCGTTCGCCCGGACACCACCGCCGAGGGTCTGGCCAAGCTGCGTCCGGCGTTCGCGCCCGACGGCACGATCACCGCGGGCTCGGCCTCGCAGATCTCCGACGGTGCCGCCGCCGTGGTGGTCATGAGCAAGGCCAAGGCCGAGGAGCTGGGCCTGACCTGGCTGGCCGAGATCGGCGCGCACGGTGTGGTCTCCGGCCCCGACGCCAGCCTGCACGAGCAGCCGTCGAACGCGATCAGGGCGGCCTGCGCCAAGGAGGGCATCGAGCCCGGCGCGCTCGACCTCGTCGAGATCAACGAGGCGTTCGCCGCGGTCGGCGTGGTCTCCAGCAAGGCGCTGGGCCTCGGCGAGGACAAGGTCAACGTCAACGGTGGCGCGATCGCCCTCGGTCACCCGATCGGCATGTCGGGCGCCCGGCTCGCCCTGCACCTGGCGCTGGAGCTCAAGCGCCGCGGCGGCGGAACCGGCGCGGCGGCCCTGTGCGGCGGCGGCGGTCAGGGCGACGCGCTCGTCGTGCGCGTGCCTCGGAGCTGA
- a CDS encoding TipAS antibiotic-recognition domain-containing protein produces MQPQESYPGSGLDQAEAVEDGTALIGHMTPQPTRVVGGRPQEPTPEQIGRDWNRISARIAELFSTGVPDNDPRTQHAIHDHYRWICHFWTPDRDSYLRLATLYVSHPKFRHRIERKKPRGMAAYMRDAMTAYAWSRLR; encoded by the coding sequence GTGCAGCCGCAGGAGTCGTACCCGGGGTCCGGCCTGGACCAGGCCGAAGCGGTGGAGGACGGCACCGCGCTGATCGGTCACATGACGCCGCAGCCGACCCGGGTGGTCGGCGGCAGGCCGCAGGAGCCGACGCCCGAGCAGATCGGGCGCGACTGGAACCGCATCAGCGCCCGCATCGCGGAGCTGTTCAGCACCGGTGTCCCCGACAACGACCCGCGCACGCAGCACGCCATCCACGACCACTACCGGTGGATCTGCCACTTCTGGACCCCGGACCGCGACTCCTACCTGCGCCTGGCCACGCTCTACGTGAGCCACCCCAAGTTCCGCCACCGCATCGAGCGCAAGAAGCCCCGCGGCATGGCCGCCTACATGCGGGACGCGATGACGGCCTACGCCTGGTCCCGCCTGCGCTGA
- a CDS encoding SPW repeat protein, with protein MRWQDWVGVVLGAYLVLATLWTSTNGNAMSAMIVLGALLVIASVWSLAMPGSMTSEYAHMLLGVLLFISPWALGYTDYMGAAWTSWVVGVLAVIAGAAALPEANAAHQRGVAGQH; from the coding sequence ATGCGGTGGCAGGACTGGGTCGGCGTGGTGCTGGGTGCCTACCTCGTGCTCGCGACGCTGTGGACGTCCACCAACGGCAACGCGATGTCGGCGATGATCGTGCTGGGCGCGCTGCTGGTGATCGCCAGCGTGTGGTCGTTGGCCATGCCGGGCTCGATGACCAGCGAGTACGCCCACATGCTGCTCGGAGTCCTGCTGTTCATCTCGCCCTGGGCACTGGGCTACACCGACTACATGGGCGCCGCGTGGACCTCCTGGGTGGTCGGCGTGCTGGCCGTGATCGCCGGTGCCGCCGCGCTCCCCGAGGCCAACGCCGCGCACCAGCGGGGAGTGGCCGGACAGCACTGA
- a CDS encoding TetR/AcrR family transcriptional regulator yields MARGPGAANAAGRRSKADEPGAGGTDQEVGARERILTAAGELFAEHGFDATPTSRIAERAQVPKGLIHYYFRHKQDLLTALVDRLPEEAVESDGVAVRGDVAGSLRRLVLEFDTRLESSLLLSHLLWREADTHVALREALQTRFQAVVDQVRRVMEAALPTGRKGGDVDTAAMLFARLINYRHAVARRGEHDDELEREIGFIARALELSVGGMTKAPKPA; encoded by the coding sequence ATGGCACGGGGACCAGGTGCGGCGAACGCGGCGGGCCGGAGGTCCAAAGCGGACGAACCCGGAGCCGGCGGTACGGACCAGGAGGTGGGTGCGCGCGAGCGGATCCTCACGGCGGCAGGTGAGCTGTTCGCCGAGCACGGCTTCGACGCGACGCCGACCTCCCGGATCGCCGAGCGGGCGCAGGTGCCCAAAGGACTGATCCACTACTACTTCCGCCACAAGCAGGACCTGCTGACCGCGCTGGTCGACCGGTTGCCGGAGGAGGCGGTCGAGTCCGACGGGGTCGCGGTGCGCGGTGACGTCGCGGGCAGCCTGCGCAGGCTGGTGCTCGAGTTCGACACGCGGCTGGAGTCGTCGCTGCTGCTGAGCCACCTGCTGTGGCGCGAGGCCGACACCCACGTCGCGTTGCGGGAGGCGTTGCAGACGCGCTTCCAGGCCGTCGTGGACCAGGTCAGGCGGGTGATGGAGGCGGCGCTGCCGACCGGACGCAAGGGCGGCGACGTGGACACCGCCGCGATGCTCTTCGCGCGGCTGATCAACTACCGGCACGCCGTCGCGCGCCGGGGAGAGCACGACGACGAACTGGAGCGCGAGATCGGCTTCATCGCGCGCGCTCTGGAACTCAGCGTCGGCGGGATGACGAAGGCCCCGAAGCCCGCCTGA
- a CDS encoding alpha/beta fold hydrolase has product MHFIESGVGTPLVLLHAFPVDARMWNAARTSLEEHARVIAPDQRGLGESALHGASTGVDEPAGPVVRDRPSMAAAAADVIALLDELGLERVVLGGCSMGGYVAMAVLRAAPERVAGLVLADTKAVTDNEEQRANRLSAADRAEREGTDGWLSESTLPNVLGTTTRADRLEVVNEVRDIIETQPPEGVAWAQRAMADRPDSTELLRGYSGPVLVVVGEEDVMTPPDSAAELAGTLPNAELVRIPGAGHLSPVETPAAFSEAVASWLGRIS; this is encoded by the coding sequence GTGCATTTCATCGAATCCGGAGTCGGAACTCCACTGGTACTGCTGCACGCCTTCCCGGTCGACGCGCGCATGTGGAACGCGGCGCGGACGTCGTTGGAGGAGCACGCCAGAGTCATCGCCCCCGACCAGCGCGGGCTGGGCGAGAGCGCGCTGCACGGCGCCTCCACCGGTGTCGACGAGCCCGCCGGTCCCGTCGTGCGGGACCGGCCGAGCATGGCCGCCGCGGCGGCCGACGTCATCGCCCTGCTCGACGAGCTGGGTCTGGAGCGGGTCGTGCTGGGCGGCTGCTCGATGGGCGGCTACGTGGCGATGGCGGTGTTGCGCGCCGCGCCCGAGCGCGTCGCCGGGCTGGTGCTGGCCGACACCAAGGCCGTCACCGACAACGAGGAGCAGCGCGCGAACCGGCTGAGCGCGGCCGACCGCGCCGAACGCGAGGGCACCGACGGGTGGCTGTCGGAGAGCACGCTGCCGAACGTCCTCGGCACCACCACCCGCGCCGACCGCCTCGAGGTCGTCAACGAGGTCCGCGACATCATCGAGACCCAGCCGCCGGAGGGCGTCGCGTGGGCGCAACGCGCGATGGCCGACCGCCCGGACAGCACCGAGCTGCTGCGCGGATACAGCGGTCCGGTGCTGGTTGTCGTGGGCGAGGAGGACGTCATGACCCCGCCCGACAGCGCGGCGGAACTCGCGGGAACGCTGCCCAACGCCGAACTCGTGCGCATCCCCGGGGCCGGGCACCTCTCGCCGGTCGAGACCCCGGCCGCCTTCAGCGAGGCCGTCGCCTCCTGGCTCGGCCGGATCTCCTAA
- a CDS encoding DNA polymerase IV, with translation MRRWVLHMDMDAFFASVEQLTRPTVRGRPVLVGGLGPRGTVAGASYEARTYGARSAMPMAEARRLCPVAVVLPPRFRVYSAVSERVLGIVRDVSEVVQQVSIDEAFMEPAELAGAEPATVERFAARLRERVRRETGVTASIGAGSGKQLAKIASGLAKPDGALVVPPQEEIELLSALPVRKLWGIGPVTEGKLHRIGVHTIGELAALHLGDVTSLLGQAHGTELHRLAHGIDDHPVEERAEAKQVSAETTFDVDITDQGRLLAEVAGMADNAHRRLVSSGRAAKTVTVKVRDSDFTTISRAETFASATSDAATLAAAARRLTSVAVPPGTPIRLVGVSYSGLANSEQEALFESPGAEVVVSTQSVEHTQVPEAAPTARGWRAGDDVRHDEHGHGWVQGAGLGRVTVRFETATTGRGVARTFASDEPLLHPGDPLDSLGWQSD, from the coding sequence ATGCGGAGGTGGGTGCTGCACATGGACATGGACGCGTTCTTCGCGTCCGTGGAGCAGCTCACCCGGCCGACCGTCCGCGGGCGGCCCGTGCTCGTCGGCGGCCTCGGGCCGCGCGGCACGGTCGCCGGCGCCAGCTACGAGGCCCGCACCTACGGCGCTCGGTCGGCGATGCCGATGGCCGAGGCCCGGCGGCTCTGCCCGGTGGCGGTGGTGCTGCCGCCGCGGTTCCGGGTCTACTCGGCGGTCAGCGAGCGCGTGCTGGGCATCGTTCGCGACGTCTCCGAGGTGGTGCAGCAGGTGTCGATCGACGAGGCGTTCATGGAGCCCGCGGAGCTGGCCGGTGCCGAGCCCGCGACCGTCGAGCGCTTCGCGGCCCGGCTGCGGGAGCGGGTGCGGCGCGAGACCGGGGTGACCGCGTCGATCGGCGCCGGCTCCGGCAAACAGCTCGCCAAGATCGCCTCCGGCCTGGCCAAACCCGACGGCGCGCTGGTGGTGCCGCCGCAGGAGGAGATCGAGCTGCTGTCCGCGCTACCGGTGCGGAAGCTGTGGGGCATCGGGCCGGTCACCGAGGGGAAGCTGCACCGGATCGGCGTGCACACCATCGGCGAACTCGCCGCGCTGCACCTGGGCGACGTCACTTCCCTGCTCGGCCAGGCGCACGGCACCGAGCTGCACCGGCTCGCCCACGGCATCGACGACCACCCCGTGGAGGAGCGCGCGGAGGCCAAGCAGGTCAGCGCCGAGACGACGTTCGACGTCGACATCACCGACCAGGGGCGGCTGCTGGCCGAGGTCGCCGGGATGGCCGACAACGCGCACCGCAGGCTGGTCTCCTCCGGCCGCGCCGCCAAGACGGTGACCGTGAAGGTGCGCGACTCCGACTTCACCACCATCAGCCGCGCCGAGACGTTCGCGAGCGCCACCAGCGACGCCGCGACGCTCGCGGCTGCCGCGCGCAGGCTGACCTCGGTCGCGGTGCCGCCCGGCACCCCGATCCGGCTGGTCGGGGTCTCCTACTCCGGCCTGGCGAACTCCGAGCAGGAGGCGCTTTTCGAGAGCCCCGGTGCCGAGGTCGTGGTCAGCACCCAGTCGGTCGAGCACACCCAGGTACCCGAGGCCGCGCCGACGGCGCGGGGTTGGCGGGCGGGCGACGACGTCCGGCACGACGAGCACGGGCACGGCTGGGTGCAGGGAGCCGGGCTGGGACGGGTCACGGTGCGGTTCGAGACCGCGACCACCGGTCGCGGCGTGGCGCGCACGTTCGCCTCGGACGAACCGCTGCTCCACCCGGGCGACCCGCTCGACAGCCTCGGTTGGCAGTCGGACTGA
- the mce gene encoding methylmalonyl-CoA epimerase, translating into MHEDLSGLVTAIDHVGIAVPDLDAAIEFQRRTFGLEVAHIEVNEEQGVHEAMLRAPGDASGATQIQLLAPMRDDSAIAKFIGRSGPGLQQLAYRVTDVEAASEALRAKGFRLLYDSPRRGTADSRINFVHPKDAGGVLVELVEPAQ; encoded by the coding sequence ATGCACGAGGACCTGAGCGGGCTGGTGACCGCCATCGACCACGTCGGCATCGCGGTGCCCGACCTGGACGCAGCCATCGAGTTCCAGCGGCGGACCTTCGGCCTGGAGGTCGCCCACATCGAGGTCAACGAGGAGCAGGGCGTGCACGAGGCGATGCTGCGCGCGCCCGGCGACGCCTCGGGTGCCACGCAGATCCAGCTGCTCGCACCGATGCGGGACGACTCGGCGATCGCGAAGTTCATCGGCCGCAGCGGGCCCGGCCTGCAGCAGCTCGCCTACCGCGTCACCGACGTCGAGGCGGCCTCGGAGGCGTTGCGCGCCAAGGGTTTTCGACTGCTCTACGACTCGCCGCGGCGCGGTACCGCCGACAGCCGCATCAACTTCGTGCACCCGAAGGACGCGGGCGGCGTGCTCGTGGAACTGGTCGAGCCGGCGCAGTAA
- a CDS encoding M protein, which translates to MGLADDRDLLPLGSGFDLARKNGYDRAQVDEHLERIDADLRILTADRDAAVSQANDLSKQLESARSEIENLRGQVERLSKPPTTLEGLSERLQRMLRLAQDEANDIRARAEKDAAETRARSEAEASNLRTRYEKLIAEVDQRRGEMETEHRALMDKAKAEAERITREAEENRKRADEESEARRVQVEEDFEIAMAARRTESMRTLAEQEATSKADAERRVREATEEANRRLREGTNEAHRRVREATDEANRLVSDATAKAEKLTRESTEAAEKRERESTDAATRREQKSQQVAERMVREATDKSELMVKECTEEATRLIDDARRESKRLVDEATQEHKRLLDEADRESRRLVDEARKDAERRLGATTEEVQRRLTKADEQVHSLTELRDTVAAKLRDAAGLLGQTTPLLERLAEEDTEEAKLREAAAEAREHARKVAEANVAADRPGGSGPEGATGASANGGPSGNGGASANGGAAGNGGNGGGAANSGHGGAQSQQPSQGKAKPTGQVKPVGPTGASQPGTPQTGPAKQEAAKTTADDGPTEKIQRGAFQGGTNPHDPPTRRIQLPVPDGTAGKGGPAKVDKRSRPGG; encoded by the coding sequence ATGGGCCTTGCCGACGACCGTGACCTGCTACCACTGGGATCAGGCTTCGACCTCGCTCGAAAGAACGGGTACGACCGCGCACAGGTCGACGAACACCTGGAGCGAATCGACGCCGATCTCCGGATCCTCACCGCCGACCGGGATGCCGCCGTCTCCCAGGCGAACGATCTGTCCAAGCAGCTGGAGTCGGCGCGTTCGGAGATCGAGAACCTGCGCGGCCAGGTCGAGCGGCTGTCCAAGCCCCCGACAACGCTGGAGGGGCTCAGCGAGCGGTTGCAGCGCATGCTGCGGCTGGCCCAGGACGAGGCCAACGACATCCGCGCCCGCGCGGAGAAGGACGCCGCCGAGACGCGCGCCCGCTCCGAGGCCGAGGCGAGCAACCTGCGCACCCGCTACGAGAAGCTGATCGCCGAGGTCGACCAGCGGCGCGGTGAGATGGAGACCGAGCACCGCGCGCTGATGGACAAGGCCAAGGCCGAGGCCGAGCGGATCACGCGGGAGGCCGAGGAGAACCGCAAGCGCGCGGACGAGGAGTCCGAGGCGCGGCGGGTCCAGGTCGAAGAGGACTTCGAGATCGCCATGGCGGCCCGGCGGACCGAGTCCATGCGCACCCTCGCCGAGCAGGAGGCGACCAGCAAGGCCGACGCCGAGCGCCGCGTCCGCGAGGCCACCGAGGAGGCCAACCGGCGCCTGCGCGAGGGCACCAACGAGGCGCACCGGCGGGTCCGCGAGGCGACCGACGAGGCGAACCGGCTGGTCAGCGATGCCACCGCGAAGGCGGAGAAGCTCACCCGCGAATCCACCGAAGCCGCCGAGAAGCGCGAGCGCGAGTCCACCGACGCCGCGACGCGCCGCGAGCAGAAGTCGCAGCAGGTGGCCGAGCGGATGGTCCGGGAGGCCACCGACAAGTCCGAGCTGATGGTCAAGGAGTGCACCGAGGAGGCCACCCGGCTCATCGACGACGCCAGGCGCGAGAGCAAGCGGCTGGTCGACGAGGCGACCCAGGAGCACAAGCGGCTGCTGGACGAGGCCGACCGGGAGAGCAGGCGCCTGGTCGACGAGGCGCGCAAGGACGCCGAGCGGCGGCTGGGCGCGACGACCGAGGAGGTCCAGCGCAGGCTCACCAAGGCCGACGAGCAGGTGCACTCGCTCACCGAGCTGCGCGACACCGTCGCGGCGAAGCTGCGCGACGCCGCCGGCCTGCTCGGCCAGACCACTCCGCTGCTGGAGCGGCTGGCCGAGGAGGACACCGAGGAGGCCAAGCTGCGGGAGGCCGCGGCCGAGGCGCGCGAGCACGCGCGCAAGGTCGCCGAGGCAAACGTCGCGGCCGACCGGCCCGGCGGCTCGGGCCCGGAGGGCGCGACCGGTGCCTCCGCCAACGGCGGCCCGTCCGGCAACGGCGGCGCGTCGGCCAACGGTGGTGCCGCGGGCAATGGCGGAAACGGTGGCGGTGCGGCGAACTCCGGACACGGCGGCGCGCAGTCCCAGCAGCCTTCCCAGGGCAAGGCCAAGCCCACGGGGCAGGTGAAGCCGGTGGGGCCGACTGGAGCCTCGCAGCCTGGAACTCCGCAGACCGGGCCCGCCAAGCAGGAGGCGGCCAAGACCACCGCCGACGACGGTCCGACCGAGAAGATCCAGCGCGGCGCCTTCCAGGGCGGGACCAACCCGCACGACCCGCCGACCCGGCGGATCCAGCTCCCGGTGCCCGACGGCACGGCCGGCAAGGGCGGACCGGCCAAAGTGGACAAGCGGTCCCGGCCGGGCGGCTGA
- the dhaM gene encoding dihydroxyacetone kinase phosphoryl donor subunit DhaM, with protein sequence MKTVGLVIVSHSEKLAEGVVELARQMAPEVRVVAAGGLDDGSVGTDFERVSAALSDADTGAGAVLLYDLGSAQMVAELAVESLGDPRTAIVADGPLVEGAVAGAVAAQGGKDLKAVVEAVQTAGGPSELAGGGGEAEAPPQEEVREELELANEVGLHARPAALVARCLTGLDTDVTISLGDKEADAASVLGVMGLGARKGHRIVLRASGPDAREAVQRILDLASRNFDE encoded by the coding sequence ATGAAGACCGTCGGACTCGTGATCGTCTCCCACAGCGAGAAGCTCGCCGAGGGCGTCGTGGAGCTGGCCCGGCAGATGGCTCCGGAGGTGCGGGTCGTCGCCGCGGGCGGGCTCGACGACGGCAGCGTCGGCACCGACTTCGAACGGGTGTCCGCCGCGCTTTCCGACGCCGACACCGGCGCGGGCGCCGTGCTGCTCTACGACCTGGGAAGCGCGCAGATGGTCGCGGAACTGGCCGTCGAGTCGCTGGGCGACCCGCGGACCGCGATCGTGGCCGACGGGCCGTTGGTCGAGGGCGCGGTGGCGGGCGCGGTCGCCGCGCAGGGCGGCAAGGACCTCAAGGCCGTCGTCGAGGCGGTGCAGACCGCGGGCGGGCCCTCGGAGCTGGCGGGCGGAGGCGGGGAAGCCGAGGCCCCGCCGCAGGAGGAAGTCCGCGAGGAACTGGAGCTGGCCAACGAGGTCGGTCTGCACGCGCGTCCGGCCGCGCTGGTGGCCCGGTGCCTGACCGGTCTCGACACCGACGTCACGATCTCGCTCGGGGACAAGGAGGCCGACGCCGCGAGCGTTCTCGGCGTGATGGGGCTCGGAGCGCGCAAGGGGCACCGGATCGTGCTGCGCGCGAGCGGTCCCGACGCCCGGGAAGCCGTGCAGCGCATCCTCGACCTGGCGTCCCGCAACTTCGACGAGTAG
- a CDS encoding alpha/beta hydrolase — protein sequence MSTPIRANTVLPARREPITLHTADDLKLVGELALPESGEPKATLVCLHPLPTHGGMMDSHIFRKAAWRLPALADLAVLRFNTRGTASEAGRSEGSFDGGKSERFDVAAALEYAEFSDLPNVWLVGWSFGTDLTLVHGLDPLVRGAVLISPPLRWSTEDDLRAWAESGKPVHALIPEYDDYLRPDEARRRFAAIPQAQVTGFPDTKHLWVGKAEDALDAIAGAVAPDVPTPLPRTWDGPSETRQVTIVES from the coding sequence ATGAGTACTCCGATCCGCGCGAACACGGTGCTGCCGGCCCGGCGCGAGCCGATCACGCTGCACACCGCCGACGATCTCAAGCTGGTCGGCGAGCTGGCGCTGCCGGAGAGCGGCGAGCCGAAGGCCACCCTGGTCTGCCTGCACCCGCTGCCCACTCACGGCGGCATGATGGACTCGCACATCTTCCGCAAGGCCGCCTGGCGGTTGCCGGCGTTGGCCGATCTCGCTGTGCTGCGGTTCAACACGCGGGGCACAGCCAGCGAGGCCGGCCGCAGCGAGGGCAGTTTCGACGGCGGCAAGTCCGAGCGTTTCGACGTCGCGGCGGCACTGGAGTACGCCGAGTTCAGCGACCTGCCGAACGTGTGGCTGGTCGGCTGGTCGTTCGGTACCGACCTGACCCTCGTGCACGGCCTCGACCCGCTGGTGCGGGGCGCGGTGCTGATCTCGCCGCCGTTGCGCTGGAGCACCGAGGACGACCTGCGCGCGTGGGCGGAGTCGGGCAAACCGGTGCACGCGCTCATCCCGGAGTACGACGACTACCTGCGTCCGGACGAGGCCCGGCGCCGGTTCGCCGCGATCCCGCAGGCCCAGGTCACCGGCTTCCCCGACACCAAGCACCTGTGGGTCGGCAAGGCCGAGGACGCGCTCGACGCGATCGCGGGCGCGGTGGCGCCCGACGTCCCGACGCCGCTGCCCCGGACCTGGGACGGCCCGTCGGAGACCCGGCAGGTCACCATCGTCGAGTCCTGA
- the dhaK gene encoding dihydroxyacetone kinase subunit DhaK produces the protein MKKIINEPADVVAESLRGMAAAHPELLRVRTDPAVVVRADAPVRGRVAVISGGGSGHEPLHAGFVGPGMLAAAVPGAVFTSPTPDGVQAAISETDGGAGALLVVKNYTGDVLNFETAAELAEAEGTEVRTVLVDDDVAVKDSTHTAGRRGVGGTVLVEKIVGAAAERGAGLDECEELGRRVVSRVRSMGMALTAPTVPHAGEPSFSLGPDEMEIGIGIHGEPGRERLPLEKADAVVSRLLDAVMDDLPYADGDDVLLFTNSMGATPLIELYLAHGIAERLLAERGIRVRRRLVGPYTTSLEMQGMSLTLLKLDDELTELWDAPVHTAALHW, from the coding sequence GTGAAGAAGATCATCAACGAGCCCGCGGACGTGGTCGCCGAATCGCTGCGGGGCATGGCGGCGGCGCATCCCGAACTGCTGCGCGTCCGGACCGACCCGGCCGTGGTCGTGCGCGCCGACGCCCCGGTGCGGGGCAGGGTCGCGGTGATCTCCGGCGGCGGTTCCGGCCACGAGCCGCTGCACGCCGGTTTCGTCGGCCCTGGCATGCTCGCCGCCGCGGTGCCGGGTGCGGTGTTCACCTCGCCGACCCCGGACGGGGTGCAGGCCGCGATCAGCGAGACCGACGGCGGCGCGGGCGCGTTGCTGGTGGTCAAGAACTACACCGGCGACGTGCTGAACTTCGAGACCGCCGCCGAGCTTGCGGAGGCGGAAGGCACCGAGGTCCGCACGGTGCTGGTGGACGACGACGTGGCGGTGAAGGACTCCACCCACACGGCGGGCCGCCGGGGCGTCGGTGGCACGGTGCTGGTGGAGAAGATCGTCGGTGCCGCGGCCGAACGCGGTGCCGGGCTCGACGAGTGCGAGGAACTGGGCAGGCGAGTCGTGTCGCGGGTGCGTTCGATGGGCATGGCGCTCACCGCACCGACCGTGCCGCACGCGGGGGAGCCGAGCTTCTCGCTGGGGCCGGACGAGATGGAGATCGGCATCGGCATCCACGGTGAGCCCGGTCGCGAGCGGCTGCCGCTGGAGAAGGCGGACGCCGTCGTCAGCAGGCTCCTCGACGCCGTCATGGATGATCTTCCGTATGCCGACGGCGACGACGTGCTGCTGTTCACCAACTCCATGGGCGCCACCCCGCTCATCGAGCTCTACCTCGCGCACGGCATCGCCGAGCGGCTGCTCGCCGAACGCGGCATCCGGGTCCGGCGGCGGCTGGTCGGCCCCTACACGACGAGCCTGGAGATGCAGGGCATGAGCCTCACGCTGCTCAAACTGGACGATGAGCTCACCGAGCTGTGGGACGCACCGGTGCACACCGCGGCGTTGCACTGGTGA